The Coregonus clupeaformis isolate EN_2021a unplaced genomic scaffold, ASM2061545v1 scaf3368, whole genome shotgun sequence genomic sequence gggtgaaacatgccctaaaataaggcctgttttttcgtgATTACTTTGAAACTATGAGAAGCAGCTGGgacatatggtaatattatgaaactgggctccacggCAGATGCAATGAACTAGTTTTTATCCGAAAAAAGCGTTGTTAAAAATGTAATGTGTCCAGCCTACCATTGTTTACAGACAGCTCGTTGCGGACGCTTCCTTAACCAGGCGTCCTTTATAAACCAAATCTAAACTATTTGGTTTCACCAAAATAATGTTTCCAGTTGAGGCATATTAAGTATATCTAGGAACAATGCTTACTCTTAGATGTGTTGAATGTGCCCTTCCGTATAAAATAAGCGTTTAAAACGGTTTATCTAGGGTCTCCCATTTTTGGCCATTCTAGACAACACAGTTGCGCGAGAGTAAGCTACAATGTAGTCTCCCACTTCTACAGGTGGAAAATTGGAGACCCtggataaaaacctgttttaaatGCATATTTGTTAGCGAAGGACACATTCAACATGTCGAATCGTAAGTATTGTGATATGGCTCTGTTGACTGTAAAAGTTATTTGGGTGAAACCAAATAGTTTAGAAATATTTTGTACGTTATGGCGGAAAATGCTTGAGGGTTACTTAAATGCAACATTCAAAATGTGAAAACATAATTACATAAAACCGTTAAATACATTTGGAATGTAGTTAGAACCCTCAACTGTTTCCATCAAAAAgaaaagttggttcaacacattTAGGTTGTAGATACTGTACCTTTCTTTTGCATTACCCATGTAGTAGTTTAAGGGCAGATCAGTGGTCAGGGTTGACATGCATAAAATGTTTTCTTCATAATAAGATAATCCATCAATGTATTACCACTTACAttgccttaagaaagtattcacaccccttgacttgttccacattttgttgttacaaattgggattataattaattgaatTGTCAATTCAATTAATTATATGCTCTACAGAAAATACTGTCAAAGTGGATGAAAAATTATAACATAAAAAAGAGAAATAAAACATTAATATcttcattagataagtattcagccccctgagtcaatacatgttagaatcacccttggcagcgattacagctgtcttTTTCGGTaaacacacctggattgtacaatatttgcacattataatttttttaactcctcaagctctgtcaagttggttgttgatcaaatttattgaaaatgaaatacagaaatatctcatttacataagtattcacacccctttgctatgacgctccaaatttgagctcaggtgcatccaactTCCTTTGATAATTCTTGAGATATAATTACAActttgattggagttcacctgtggccaattcaattgtttggacatggtttagaacagggatgggcaactaattgcattctaaactgaagactATGATTAGATGAATATTGAAGTTAGGTGTGTTAGCTAGTgctagaagaaaaaaaacacacctgtctatataaggtacgacagttgacagtgtatgtcagaccAGAAactaccatgaagtccaaggaactcgctgtagagctctgagatagaattgtgataaggcatatatctggggaagggtattaaacaatttctagagtgttgaaagtttcaaagagcacagtggtctccatcattgggaaattgaaagaatatggaactgcctagagctggccgtccgaccaaactgagcaactgggcaagaaggaccttggtcagggaggtgacccaatgaccactctgacagaacaacagagttccttggctgagatgggagaacctgccagaaggacaacagtctctattgcatttcaccaatctgggctttatgggagggtggccagaaggaagccacttctgagagcataaggcaaaagattctgtggtctgatgagacataaatgtaactatttggcctgaattcAAAACGCTATGTCAGGacaaaaccaggcacagctcatcacctgtctaacacctaccctaccgtgaagcatggtggtggcagcatcatgctttggggatgcttttcagggcagggactgggagactggtaaggatagagggaacagtgaatggagccaaatacaggcaaatccttgatgagaacatgcttcagagtgcaaatgatttacattccaacaggacaatgacccaaagcatacagccaaagcaatgctggaatggcttcagaataATAATGTAAaagttcttgagtggcccagccaaagctcgaacttgaatcccattgaaattctgtggaaagacttaaagattgctgttcaccgccgctccccatctaatttaaaagagcttgagaaaatctgcaaggaagaatgtgagaaaatccccaaaaccaaagctgatacagacatacccaagatgactcaaagctgtaatcgccgcaaAAAgaacttctacaaagtattgactcggttgtgaatacatttttacatatttagcagacgctcttatccagagcgacttacactatctttttattttatttttcacactggccccccgtgggaatcgaacccacaaccctggtgttacaaacaccatgctctaccaactgagctacatccttgccggccattccctcccctaccaattgtgcgccgccccatgggtctcctggtcagctatgacagagcctggattcaaaccaggatctatagtggcacagctagcactgcgatgcagtgccttagaccactgtgccactcgggagtccaccctgatgtaaatgagatatttctgtatttcaatttttctgtatttaattttcaataaataaaaatgtctaaacatgttttcactttgtcattatgaggtattgtgtgtagatgggtgagattttaaaaatgtatttaacccattttgaatttaggctgtaacacaacaaaatgtgtaaaaagtcaaagggtgtgaatactttcttaaggcactgtatctactaCCTACACCATATTTGGCTGGACAGCAAAAAATAACTTTATAGCCATTTTTCTCAGTTTCACTGTTTGCGTAGTtactgctctttgcctttgtagggcagtataAATATCTAGTTAAAACTCAACTCAATATCTTTTCTTTCAAGTCAACACAGCTTGCCCATAATGTTTGCACTGCAGTGACGAACCAGGGATATAGCTTGAAAatgtacctcaatccagggatggaaGGTGTTGCTGTACTCCTTGATTTTTTTGGGTGGGATAATGATACAAgtagaagattgaaatactgcttGTTTTTAATTAAATTGCCTTTTCCTTCAGCATACTAATGCTAAAGCAGCCCATTGGATTCCACAGCCTTCCTGCAGCTACTCACCCAAACACTAGGCATCACATTTTCATTGAATCCAATGGGCTGCTTTAGCATTAGCGAGCCTTTATAGAACAGTTTCTTATGTATTTTTGTTTACTGTGCATGATTAAAAAGTTGTCTGTCACAAAAAACTTATTGAAATAGCATATTGCTTGGTATGTACACTCAGGCATGTCTAAAGGATACAGGTCTATATATCATAGAGATCTATAATTCTGTTGTATCATTCAGTTGTGCTATTTAATTCTGTGGTATACAAATAACCTCTGCGCCTTCCCTCCAGACTCCTTGCagctctctcttgctgtctctgaAGAGAATGTTCCCCTTGAGCAGCAGCACTTTGATcaggagtggagccccagtctggggcaggaggacccagagcccacacagactaaacaggaacatgaggaactcaggaccagtcaggaggaagagcagcttcaagGGCAGGAGGCTGATATCATAGAGTTCAAATTCCCTCATATTTGTGTGAAAAGTGAATGTGATCAGGAGAACCCACTTCATTCCTTGTCTCTTCCCCAAACCCAGActgtggagaacagagagagtgccTCTAAACCAGTGGATCTCACACCTTTTGTCACTGTTACCCACCTAAAGGGTCTTGACATTCCCTATGACCCTCCAGATAATCAAAACAATGCCTCCAGCCACAGGTCAGCTGTAAGCAGCGACCCAGTAGGACTTGACAGCAGCCCACCATTGGATCCCAACCCATCAATGGGGGAACACTGTTCCAAACCCAGCACCACGTCTAGAAAAACTCACCGCTGCTGTGACTGTGGAGAAACGTTTGCTCTGAAAGCTGACCTGCAGGGGCACGTGACTCTCGCCAAGAAGAGACCCAGCGAATGCCGCCTCTGCAAAAAACGCTACAACTCCACCTGTAAATTAAAGGCCCATGTCAGACTCTGTCACATGGAGAAACCCTGCACCTGCCCCTTTTGTGGAAAGACCTTCAAACTCAAAGGAGATCTGTCCAGACATATGAGGATTCACACAGGAgtgaaaccatttagctgtggagactgtggaaagagtttcaatCAGAAGGGGCACCTAACTGAACATATaaggactcacacaggagagaaaccatttagctgtggtgtCTGTGGGAAAAGCTTCATTCAGAAGGGGGACCTAAGGAGGCATATACTGACTCACACcggagagaaaccatttagctgtggtgactgtgggaaaagcttcaatCGGAAGGGGAACCTGAATTTGCACATACTGACTCACACAGGAGCGAACGTCCACAAATAAAgaaacaaataaagaaaacaGGATGGAAACACAAAGAAGAAACAAATTAGGACAAAGACATCTTGTCAGAAGATGGACAACACTCTTTGGAAAAGCAAAGCAACTCTGGAACATTCATTCTCTGGGTTTCAGATAAATAGATGTCATGAATTGACTTTTGTAAAACGTTCTatgtaaataaagtttgatttgatctaACAGTACAGAGTAGTTGAAAACTCATGGTCTGCT encodes the following:
- the LOC121533259 gene encoding zinc finger protein 813-like, which encodes MSKLQLLHVFLNERLTAAAVEIFGAVEKTVVEYQEENYRLRRLLRITPDIKQYSLQLSLAVSEENVPLEQQHFDQEWSPSLGQEDPEPTQTKQEHEELRTSQEEEQLQGQEADIIEFKFPHICVKSECDQENPLHSLSLPQTQTVENRESASKPVDLTPFVTVTHLKGLDIPYDPPDNQNNASSHRSAVSSDPVGLDSSPPLDPNPSMGEHCSKPSTTSRKTHRCCDCGETFALKADLQGHVTLAKKRPSECRLCKKRYNSTCKLKAHVRLCHMEKPCTCPFCGKTFKLKGDLSRHMRIHTGVKPFSCGDCGKSFNQKGHLTEHIRTHTGEKPFSCGVCGKSFIQKGDLRRHILTHTGEKPFSCGDCGKSFNRKGNLNLHILTHTGANVHK